From Quercus robur chromosome 8, dhQueRobu3.1, whole genome shotgun sequence:
AGAGACCTGTTTCTTGGTTCCATCTAGATTGTTTCCTACatgatttttgattttctagacATGTTTGGTGTTGGTTTGGGGATGATCAAAGCTTTCTAATGGAGGAAAATTTTGTGAATAGGAAGGTGAAACTTGGTCAAACATATAACAAGGTGAGGGTTTTTATATATGGGTTTGACCAGTAGGAAGGGGTtgacattttgatatttggggAAGGACTTTCTGGTAGTATGGGATTAATTGAGGTTTCTAGTTTTGGTTatgattttctttgcatggagagagagagggaagggTTTGCTTTTTGGTTCTAGGATAGAGAACATAATAATCAAACTTTCTAGAGAGTTTTCCAAGGAGGTCAACTTCTGGATCTCCTGCTTCATatctttctttgagtttttgctaggaagaatttttctttcttctggAATTATCTTCTTCAaaagcttcttcttcttactAATCAACACAATTACAAATATCCCACCATATGTGACCAGAAGGCAATTTTCCTTCATAACAAGGTTTTCCATTTTCACGAAATGCTTTAATTTTAAGGCCATCTTCACAAACATAAGACATTGATTGGAGCATAGCAATTTGTGTTGGGAAGACCGTTACATCTTCACAATGAACCTTCTCctataaaaaaagacaaagaactAGTATACCAACCCCCAGATCCAACTATTAGTGTTTCTTCAAGACCTCCAGATATGAATATGTTGGCTGTGGATCCTGACCCTGTGGATCCTGACCCTCCAAACCCAATTTCATCATTTCTCAAAACCCTCACCCTTGAAGATTCAAGAGAACCTTTTGTGCTCCTAATAATTGATGACTCAGACCTAGACTTGTCTAATCTTGGTCGAGAGGAACTGTTTATGACAAATACTGAACCAtaggtagaagaagaagatgatgttcTTCATCTTAAAAAGCccccacctccaccaccaccaatctTTCCTCCACCACCCTTTGTTCCAGAATATCAAACAAGGTTGACTTATTCACCAACTACAGATTCAAAACATTTGTTTACTCTCGATAATGTTCCTCCTTCCAAATGGCATGATGAGTTCTTTAACATGTATTCTTGGTGCATAGCTGAAAGCTCCAAATGCCACTGTTTCCTATATTATTGCCAAGTTTGTTGCAAGGATTACAGGAAGATTACGAGAGTGGTGGATCAATTTAGGAGAATATAGGCAAAGACAAGCAGCTCAATGCAACACACTAGaagatttcttctttcttctggAATTATCTTCTTCAAAAGCTTCTTCTTCTTAGCAATCAACACAATTACAAATATCCCACCATATGTGACCAGAAGGCGATTTTCCTTCATAACAAGGTTTTCCATCTTCACAAACATAAGACACTAGTTGGAGCATAGTAATTTGTGTTGGGAAGACCGTTACATCTTTCTTCTTTGGTGGAGCTGTCAAGAATCTTATCTATATTTCaccattttcttttctgatAAAGAGAGGATCATTTGACTGGATCGGTTTAGTCGCTTGATGAAGCATCTCATATTTGGTAATCCATGATTCTGGAAAGAGATAACTCATCTAGTATTTGTTGAGTTGTCTTGGAACAAAGATTACTTGAATCAATAACAGAGATGACTAAGATGAATAAATTGACATTTGCTAAGGAAATCTAGCTTGGTTCGACCTAGGGTGAGATTTATGAGGTTAATAATTGCAAAGATTTGAAGTTGAAAGGAATTTTGAGAATAACAAGAACTTTAAATAAACAATCACAAAATGACCCTTAAACTAAATACATCTTGTCATATCGAGCCCTGTTTTATATACATGAAACAGGGGTTGGTGTAAAAAATAACCagttaagggtatgtttggtaactgttttttctccttattttcaattttcaaaaacaattttctatttttgagactaaaaaacttgtttggtaatccaaaatggactgaaaacaaaaattgttctcaaaactcaatttgtgaaggaaactgaaaacatgcaaaagattgttttcaatttctaattttcaaaagtcaatgaaaatacgcatttaatttaatgaatctatatcatttaatgagttagcattagagttcaaatcctagtagcaacagattttagtattttttgtttttttcttcaattttttttttatttttttaaatttcaactaaccaaacattattttgatttcaaaaatacaaaaaaaaaaaattgttttttatttatatttccaaaacaagtttttgaaaatagaaaacaaaaaactgttaccaaatatgacctaacttttttttttttggagatagtTTCAACATATGGCATCCACTTTtgataatagttctttatcatcaaaccaagataccaatcagttttttgtcgcaatttttataaaaaaaaattagaaaaatcattaaaacaaaaaaatccagGTTAGGCCTATGACCATCCTGCCATCAACGTTGAGCGGCCCCTCCTTGTAGCTGGTCTCAATTGCAATAGACGCACACTCAcagattatattattttccggagattattcttttgttataaatctgaattttatttatttttccttaaactCTTTCTTGGAAGAGTCCTTTACTCCTACAAGCAAAAGTGTatcagtaaattttttttaatagtaattcAGCAACCTAGAATGGATTTTTGGCTAGCCGCCACAAGTTTGTCATTTTGTTTGGATACTAAAAACTAAATTATACATGCTTTGCTCTTTGACAACttctttaattatttacaaAGCTTTTGGCGGATAGTGACCTATCCAAGGCTCTAAGTGTCTTATACGGCCGCCATTGTTGATTAACACGAAGATTATTTAGTGAATAAGTTAGTCGTGACTCGTGCGTGTAGTAACGAAATTCTTGATTACGTACTCAAAACGTGTTATTCACGTTTCAGTACGTAATCAATAATTTCGTTAGAAGACTGTTTTGAGTAAGTTAATAGCATGTTATTCACGTTTTCATTGCTTTGTTGCAAGTATTCTAATCTTGTCTAATTTGTCAGACGTTAAGAACAGTGTCCTCTCTTTGTCACTTGTTTCAATTCTCCGCTGGTATCACATTGAATAACGCTACTATTCTAATaataatgaaacaaaaattatgatctAAAATTACCTTCATGCTCTATGCATGAGTTTGAAAACTAATTTTCCGGCCCCGACCCCTCGGGCTAGTGATGCGTAAATGCAATTCTGTTCCGTACGTTCTCCTTCTATGAATGTCAGAAATTTCAGGTCAAGAAAAGGAGTTACAAGTTTCGCAACCAATCATGATGAGGATATTACGGTGCGATTGGTATTCTatgtctatttttattttagtcacaAATCCTAGGTCAGAAGTATTTTAAGTCCTCTAGCCTATGGgtagaaaaaaattaagttttaaactATGAACTGGATTCAAGGATTTGGTTATGCAGGAGGAATTTGTTAAGCATCTTATGTTGATACTGTATTTTGTTTACTCTCGTTTTGCGTGCTAAAATTGCATCTTGGCCATAAAAATTGATCAAACTACCATTTTGACCTTAGGATTAAGGGATGGAGCattaaacttttcaaatttaAGGTCAAAATGCCCATATTATCCAGACTTTGACCGAATTGACCTACAGTCAAACATGGTGAAAAATTCACCCAAATGCTAAAATTCGTCTTTTTACACTAAGattaatattttcaaacatttctcaaattttttatcaagTTTGACCGCGATCAACTTGAGCTTGACCAAAAATCTAATTGTAATAAGGATAAGTTTGAGCCATATTGTGCATGATTGAATTTCCTTGAATCTAAACTTGAAATCCAAGATCTGTCTGTCTTGCATACTTGTTATCCATTTTTCATGGCCAAACTTTAGTTTGTCTTCACTTGCTAAATGATTAGATCATTCAATTTGTGCTTGAACCATGCAGATGCTTGGATTATGTGACTATATGGTTGTGATGACATAATTTCCATTGGACCTACGTTGGAATGTAATATACATTAGGTCCGTTtgaattgaacttattgttgctaaaactgaaaactgaaaactgaaaaatgaaaacactgtagcaaaataatttttaaatgtgtaaatagtgtcgtgggacccatttttaatatttttttaatgtataaacagtactgctacagtgaAGAACAGTATGTGAACAGTGACGGAACAGTATGTAAACAGTAAAAATTGTCTCCTAAACAgtaaaatcactgttcatgcgagaaaaaaaaaaaaaaaaaaaaaaaaaaaaaaagactgaaaACGTGTTGCAAAACGTAAACGTAGGATTAAGTTGAATCCAAACGCCCTCATTGACTTTTGGGTGATGCAATTTCTTATATCCACACAATTATACTATGATGTATTTGTCCTTGCACGTTAAAATCTTGTATGATATTGATTGCATTATGTGATCTATGCTTGTATGGTTGCATTATTTGATTTCCCTTATGGACAAAGTGGGTTTACATTTTAGCTCCATAGCTAACATTGTGAATCCATGGTCATACAACAAAAATGGTTTGGATAAGCatcttttttaaaatggttttcaAACAAAGTGGTTTCAAAAATTGTTTCCATAACGTACTATTCAAGGATACTATCAAAAACTCATTTCCAAATGGATTTTCactaaaaatgttttcaattctctaaaaaataaagaactcGTGAGATTTGTATAAAATCCCTTTTTAGGATAATCTTTTCATTAATACTCATGAgattttcacacacacacacacacaaaaaaacctttgggattttttttttttttttttcattaaaactcataggattttcacccaaaaaaaaaaaaattcgttaggggagttttttattaaaattcatgAGATTTTCATAAAGCCCTCTTTTAAGGAAAATTTCCACTAAAAACTCATGggatttttcatttcaaaactaagatctctttttctctaaaaaaaaaaaaaaaaaaaaggttctttcATATATGATACTTGGTCCGTGGCTTAAATTCATTAAACCCATAgaccaacaaaacccaaaccaccccctctccccccccccccccccccccccaaaattaaaaaaactaacattttccattttggtatattgaatgagatatatatatatatatatatatattgtagggttAAGAGCCCAtatcatatattgggccttgggcctagGTCGAGAGCATGCGCATTTTGAAGAGGGACAAATGGTAATAAATGATTCAGACTCAAGATTTAGTGAGCAAGATACGAATGGGAAgttggtccgaggaggaataactCCTCGGATACAATAAGTATTATTCAAATATGTATTCCAACAATCAAGGTGACCTTCCAAGAAGCTCCATTGATAGGGACATGCATCACGAACATACGAAGAGGAggggaacccaaaaatatctaagggaaagttgttaccaccgcattgaatgcactacagctactttTTTGGCCACATTTATATggagaagacccttgaacagtgctgccttgactaccacaactcacagaaagccagaGAGGTTGTTTGATTggacaagtactcaagtaagggttcAGATgaccaacaagtgtaggatcaagatgatctgaagggaactatataatgtaagggacCTTTCATGAGGAAGGgatcggaaaaatagagaaagaatatTGTAGCAATCAAAGTTATACTTGTATCCAACTGTTATTGATTTGTATGAAAAAAATACCTCCTCGGACAGTGAATTCAttcagttttattttctttactcttgcttgattatcttttaaatccatactagccgttgtcaaattcattatggcctagttcttcgacccactctctacaaatttattgtactggacTCACTAGGCCAAGATCCCATACaccttgggcttgggctgcaaaacgtgtccctacaattggcaccaTCTGTGGGAAGAAATTGTGTAATAGTGAGTTCAACGTTTAACTATGGTAGGATCAAGTCCCTATCAAGAAGAATCCATGGGTTCCAAGCGACAAGATGACTTCCTTAACCTTGAACGCAAACGAGATCGAGAATGTAGCATACACACCACACATACTGGTAAAAGTCTTTCTCGAATTGGGAGTCACATCTCTCAAGAGCAGAACAACAGAGCCATGCAAAGGGAGATTGACAATTTAAAGAAGAAGCTGCGCCATGCACAATAGAAACGAACTCCTTCCAGTTCTGACGTCTCCTCCAATGATGAAGAGGATGCTAGTTACAGGCAAAGGTCAAGAACTCCACCAAGCGAATCTTTCTCCTACGATGAAGAGCACCATCACAAGCAAAGATACAAGAGCTCGTCTCGTAAACGCCTGGGAAACGACGCTATGAGTAAGGCGTTGAATCAAATCTCTAAATCACCTTTCACGCGCAAGATGGAAGGGGCAAAActtcctcggcgattccatCAACCCACATTCACCATTTACAATGGTCGAACAGACCTTGTAGAAAATGTGAGGTAattcaaccaaaggatggctgTCCACTCTAAGGACGAGGCTTTGATGTACAAAGTTTTTCCCTCCAGTTTGGGACCTAGGCGATGAGATAGTTTGATGGTCTGAGGGccaattccatagattcctttaagGAGCTCACCTAGGCTTTTGGCTCTCGTTTTATCACATGCAGTAGGGAACCTCAGCCTTTGGACTTactattgtccttatccatgcgagaGGAGAAGACCTTGAAAACGTACTcagatagatattgggagatgtataatgagatagaTGGTGACTTTGAAGACGTGGCCATCAGTACTATTCAGGTTGGCCTCCTTGTCGAGCATGGTTTAAGGAAGTCTCTGACTGGCAAACCTATTATCAGTGTGCTCCAACTCATGGACTAGATTGATAAATACAAAAGGGTTGAGGAAGACCAACAGCAAGGGAAAGGTAAAGGTAAAGCGAAGGTTATCCCTCAAGGCAGAAGGGATTTCAAGTCGGACCGATTCAATAATAACCGACCTCGGAGAGATTTCGCTGGACAGTCAGGGTCTGCCAACACTCAGGCAGTTAATGCTGTGTTTCGAGAGCCAGTGCACCAGGTACTAGAAAAGATTAAGAATGActcattcttcaaatggccaaataagatggcaGGAAATCCCATGAGACACAACCAGAGCCTTTATTGCCACTACCACCAAGACCAGGGACATACCACCGAAGACTGCAGAAATTTGTGGAACCATTTGGACCAActagtccgagaaggaaagtttaAGCAGCTCTTGCATCATTCTAGTGGCCAAGGGAGCCAAGCAGATTCAGAACCCTAAagagatgcttcttcaagacctcCTCTAGGAACGATCAATGTCATCTTTGCTACTCTAGGGAGAACCGGCTCTTGCCCCTCTAGAGTGATGTCCGTGGCTCAGTTACATGCCTAAGGTGCTAATTTAGGGCCAAAGAAGGCTAAGATGGATATCCCACCTACATTGAGTTTATCGGACGAGGACAAAATTGGGACCATCTAGCCACATGATGACACTTTAGTGATCACGCTTAGGATCGGGGGGTATGTCgtgaagagggtgatggtgGACCAGGGCAATGCAATCGAGATCATGTACCCCAActtgtacaaggggctgaacttaaGGCCCGATGTGACAGCTTACGACTCTCCTTTGGTGAGCTTCGATGGGAAGACTGTCATCCCAAGGGGTCAAATCAAACTACCCATGCAAGCAGAAGTGGTGGAAgtaaatttcatcgtgatggatGCTTATTCTCCCTACATGGCCATTATAGCCAAACCCTGGCTTCATGCCCTAGAGGCCGTCTCTTCCACTCTGCACCAAAAGGTGAAACATCCGTCAGGGGGTCGCATTGAATAAATCATGGGGTGTCAATCCATAGCTAGGCAATGACTGATGGCTGCCATCTTACATAAACCCAAAGTAGAGTCCTCGGCTTCTAATTAAAggggcttatagcaattaaaagCTCCGGGGTTGCCTATCAATGGATCAGCCgaggaggccaaatgtgaagATTTGGAAAAGGTTGTTATAGGTGACgatccggagaagttctttcaggttggGGCTCAGCTACCTCCTGAGGAGAAGGAAAAGCTGGTAGAATTCCATAATAGAAACGTTGATGTGTTTGTATGGGATGCTTATGAAGCCCCGAGGGTGGATCTAAACTTCATCTGTCATCATCTAAATTTTAATCCATCCATCATCCCCAAAAAGTAGTCACCTCGACATCCGTCCAAGAAACATGCAGATGCTGTTAGAGATAAGGTGATGAAACTCAAGcaagcaggggctatcaaggaagttttctaCCCTGAATGGCTGGCCAATACtgtggtggtgaaaaagaagaatgggaagtggcgagtgtgtgtggacttcatagATCTGAATAAGGTTGCCCAAAGGATCCATTCCCTATGCCTTGAATAGATCAATTGGTAGATGCAACGGtgggccatcctcggatgagcttcttagatACCATTCAAGGGTATCATCAGATACCACTTGCCCTGGACGATCAAGAAGAGACAGCTTTTGTCTCTTCCATTGGAAACTAccactacaaggtgatgccttttaacttaaaaaatacagggtctacctatcaaaagatgatgatgagaaTGTTTGAAACCACAATTAGGCAAAAGTATTGAAATCTATATATATGACATGGTAGTGAAGAGCAAGGCGGTGTCTGAGCACGTTGGAGATCTCGGAAACATCTTTGAAATTCTGAGGAAACACAAGTTGCGCCTAAACGCTTCCAAGTGCTCATTTGGTGTGGGATCAGGCAAGTTCTTGGGATACATGGTGACTCGCAGGGGAATCAAGGTCAAccccgatcaaatcaaagccGTTAACAGTTTACAACTACCTCGAAATCCCAAAaaggtccagaagcttaccgaAATGACTACTGCCTTGAAACGGTTTATTTCTCGGTTAGCAGATAGGTGCAAACCCTTCTTCCTTTTGATgaataagtggaagggatttgagtggaccgAGGAATGTGCTTTGGCTTTCCAgcaacttaaaaaatatttatttcagCCGCCTATCATGTCCAttcctgaggtggatgaggttttGTTTGCTTATATCGCTATGGCCTCTCATGTTGTGAGTTTGGTATTGATACGAGTTGATAGTGGCGTACAATGGCCAGtatactatgtgagcaaatcattacatgaggccaAGATTCACTATCTACCACTTAAGAAAGCCATCTTGGCGGTAGTGCATGGTACACGAAAGCTTTCccattacttccaagcacatacAGTTGTCGTACTGACTCAACTTCCACTCAGGACCATACTTCGAAATGCTGACTACACGGGAAGGATTACTAAATGGGGTACAGTTTTAGGGacttttgacatcaagtacatgcctcatACCTCTATCAAGGGCCAGGTCCTAGCGGACCTGGTAACCGAGTTCGCTGAACCCCCATTAGACGATGTGACAATGACACagaacatggatgaaaaattagTTGGCACAATCTCCTTGCAAGAACCTTTATTCTGAAAGGTATATGTTGATGGTGCAACAAATCAAAGGGGCTCCAAAGTGGGGCTAATTCTGGTTTCTCCTGAACAAATCACTATTGAAAAGTCACTAAGACTAGGCTTCTCAGATACAAATAATGAGGCTGAATATGAAGCTTTGTTGGAAGGAATGTCCATGGGTCAAAGAATCGGAGGAAAGGCAATAAAGATGTTCTCGAACTCAAGATTGGTTGTTGGTTAGGTGAAGGGCAAACTAGAAGTAAGAGATGAGAGAATGCAAGGGTACTTAAGTCAAGTTAGTCATTTACAATCAAGATTTGAATCATTCAACCTGCTGCACGTCCTTAGAGTGGAAACACACATGTTGATTCCCTAGCCATGCTTGTAACCTCCTCAGCGCAGAGCTTACCTCAGGTTATCCTTGTAGAAGACTTATGCAAACCCATAGAGGTAAAGGGAAAGGTGGTCCATGTTCACCAAGTCAAATTAAGGCCTAGCTAGATGGATCCTATTGTACTATTCCTGAGAGAGGACATCTTGTCGGAGGATAAATCAGAGGCTAACAAAGTACGGAGAAAGGTGCCTCGTTTCTAGCTATCTGAGGACCAAAAACTGTACAAGCGCTCTTTTTCTAGACCATACCTACTTTTCATTCACCCTGAAGTGTTAGAGCTACTCCTtgaggagttacatgaaggga
This genomic window contains:
- the LOC126696261 gene encoding uncharacterized protein LOC126696261 — translated: MSKALNQISKSPFTRKMEGAKLPRRFHQPTFTIYNGRTDLVENVSREPQPLDLLLSLSMREEKTLKTYSDRYWEMYNEIDGDFEDVAISTIQIDKYKRVEEDQQQGKGKGKAKVIPQGRRDFKSDRFNNNRPRRDFAGQSGSANTQAVNAVFREPVHQVLEKIKNDSFFKWPNKMAGNPMRHNQSLYCHYHQDQGHTTEDCRNLWNHLDQLVREGKFKQLLHHSSGQGSQADSEP